The DNA window AATTTGAACCAGGGCCACCAAAGGAAATGAAATTGCTATCGAGTAAAGAACTTGCTTCGGTGTCCGAAACCAGCAGTGGACGGAGTTTTCCTGGAAGGCCCAACAAAGCCGCAATGTAAGTCGATGCACGAACCTCACACTCGCTTATAGGGTGTTCAATAGAGTATGATTCAACTAATGGGGCGCCGCCTCGTCGAGGCGGTTTAATATAGGGATGGGTTATTGGCCGTCCAAATTGATCTGTTAAGGATGGCAGCAGGAGCTGGCCGTATGCCATTCTGATTTCCGTATCAGTCTTGAATTGAAAACCAAGAAGGCGCTGGAGATGATATGAACGAAATCGGTGACGAGCATCGACATAAATCGCTGTTAGAACAGAAACAATTATGCCGCCAATTACATTGAATAGTAGTGATTTGGTATTTGCATCCATTTTTTTATATGCCTAACGGGGCTCTTCAGCGGGCGCGGGTTTTTGCGATCCGCTGAAAGAGCTTTGTTATGCTAGGGTTTAGTCGCTATCTCATTAAAACCCAATAAGCCGGTAGGGTTAAAAGAGTTAAATTCCCATCTCGGTAATAGACGGTTATCTTTTTGAAAAGCTTCAAGTAACGGAAGGAGATCTTCTTTGCTATTTATACCTAGTAATACTTTTGCTTTTTCGAAATACGCGGCTGATTTGGATCGAGCAAAGACCTCGAATGCTGTACTGCCGTGGCGCCCAATGTATACAAGGGTTTCAGGAAACCAAGGAAATATTATGTCAGGATGATCTAAATAGTCACGGATAAAGAGGATGAAGTCCACTTGCATAAGGTGCCTAAAATCAACTCCAACTCCTTTACAGCGCTCACTCAACAAGTCAGCTCTTAATGACAACCTGTTTAGCTTCAATCGATCGTTTCTGTGCCTCAGGGATTGCAAATGGTCTCTAAAAATATTGAACGGCACCATAGCATCTCGGTCATACTCTGAATTCCCCCGAATATAGTACTCATTCTGCATCAAGTAGGATGCAGATTCAAATCGTTCATATCTTATGAAGGATGCTATAGCGTAAAGAAATAGTTCATGAATAATAAATTTGAAATTATCGAAATCCCACTCGGTGTAGCTTGATATTCCTTTGGCAGGCATTAGATACGGGATTAAAGACTCGAAAAATCTATGGATGGATACGCGGATTTCGTTGTTATCCCTATAATTTGCAATCGTTAAAAACAGTTCTATAGCCTCATTCCGGAACGGGAGAAATGAAGTAATGGATACCATTACTTCATCGTCGAACAGCCCGTCCTCGTCTTTTATTCTCAATTTCTCCATTCCTGAAGACAAAGTCGATAAGTATTCTTTCAGAGAAGCCTCTGAATACTTTTTATCGTTCCTTATGGCATCAATTGTCCTTTTAAATACGACGGATGTTCCTAGAGGAGCTGAATTTTCGTCATCTTTTAAAAATGTGGGCAAAGTACCTATTTCGGGCTTAATGAAAAGGGGCTTGTCAAAAATCCACCTTAGCAGCCGTTCGAAATTTGAAACGTAGCTTTCGGAATCGCTCAGATCAATAAATATCCTTGAACGATAATAG is part of the Deltaproteobacteria bacterium genome and encodes:
- a CDS encoding TIR domain-containing protein, whose product is MTNPKLFISYSWTNPDHESWVLNLATELRESGVDVILDKWDLREGHDANAFMEKMVSDQEIKKVALICDKAYAEKADGRSGGVGTETQIISSEVYAKQDQNKFVAVLKERDETGKPYLPTYYRSRIFIDLSDSESYVSNFERLLRWIFDKPLFIKPEIGTLPTFLKDDENSAPLGTSVVFKRTIDAIRNDKKYSEASLKEYLSTLSSGMEKLRIKDEDGLFDDEVMVSITSFLPFRNEAIELFLTIANYRDNNEIRVSIHRFFESLIPYLMPAKGISSYTEWDFDNFKFIIHELFLYAIASFIRYERFESASYLMQNEYYIRGNSEYDRDAMVPFNIFRDHLQSLRHRNDRLKLNRLSLRADLLSERCKGVGVDFRHLMQVDFILFIRDYLDHPDIIFPWFPETLVYIGRHGSTAFEVFARSKSAAYFEKAKVLLGINSKEDLLPLLEAFQKDNRLLPRWEFNSFNPTGLLGFNEIATKP